catagctactgagaaaccctgtctcgaaaaacaaaaaagaaagaaagaaggagagagagagaaaggaaggaagtcactgggcagtggtggcacacacctttaattccagcacttgagaagtagaagcaggtgaatctctgagagttcgaggcttccctggtctacaaagcaaattccaggatagccagagctacatggagaaaccctgttgaaaaaaaaaataatgaaagaaagaaaaggtttcactatgtagccttggctgttctggagcttgtttcgtagaccaggctggccttgaactcacagagagccacctgcctctgcctcccaagtgctgggattaaaggtgtgtaccaccacacttggcccaatatttttattgttacatttcttgactctctctctgtctctctctctctctgtctctctctgtgtgtctctctctgtctctctctctctctctctgtctctctgtctctgtctctctctgtctctctctctctctgtctctctctgtgtgtctctctctgtctctctctgtctctgtctctctctgtctctctgtctctctgtctctctctctctctctctctctctctctctctctctctctgtgtgtgtgtgtgtgtgtgtgtgtgtgaacatgtgtgtatgttgccATGGTACatatgtggagagcagaggacgACTTGAAGCAgtcagtcagttctcttctactgtgtgggtcctggacATCACATTCAGATCATCACAGGATTGGAGGCAAGAGCCCTTCCCCAGTGAGCTGTCTCGCTGGCCTCAACTTCAAAGTATTCCCACTGGGAACAAAACCTGAAGAGCTTGAAGACTGAAGACAGGCGCGAGGCAAATCCCAGGGTCAGTGATTTTGAAGAAGCTGATGTCCACCCTCCCCCACCACTCCCAGGAGGGAAGATGTAAATATAGACCTAGGACTTCTGGGAGACGCTGGGGTGGGATCAGATGCTCCTCAGCCCTGAGGAGCAGGAACGATGCCTGGTCTGGACAACCAGAGTGAGCACAAGTACGCAGATGGAACCTTCCACTCCAACCTCTTCTCTAGGGAGGAAACCagatacatgctaggcaagtgctctaccactcagcCACACCTAACCCCCAGCTACCTGCTTAATACAGTGTGTTCCAGGGTCCACGCTCTTTTTAGGACTACTCCCGAGTTTGCAGCCCCCTGTCCTTCCAGCCCAGCTAAGCAGGTAGAGTGTCCTGTGTCACAAGGTTAACTCTAGCACTAAGGATAGTCAGCCTAGATGCCTACCAGGCCCTGCTCTCCAGTATCCCTCCCCATTACTAGAGAAATGTGTCCCAAAGAAAGACTGGCTAAATTGGTGTCCTGAAACACCAATGAGGACAGAGAGGTGGTGATATAAATCTTGATTCTAAGCTGGTGtagcatgtctgtaatcccagctcctgagaggctaaggcaggaggatcagagtgGGAAATCAATctgaactacacagcaagacacCAATTCTCCACCCAccccaagaaattaaaaaaaaaagtattgtcaTCGAAACGTCTCACAGCCCCGTGGCTGCGGACCTGTACCTACCTACACACCTCCATCGTAAACCGAGACAGTCATCTTTCAATTCCCATGTACCTGCAACTCTGGCTCCAAATCATCCCCTATATTCAGCCCACCAGGACAGCCACTTGGTAGGCTCAGGACACTCAAGACCCCTGCTCTGCAAGTACCTGTGACATCACTAGCTGCCCACCACCTCCTGTGACCTCACCACTTGGACAACTGAGCCTAGCAGAGCCAAGCCACTCCTCCTCAACCACCACACGTAGCAGGGGGCATAGATGATCACCGAGCCCTGGCATGAGGCTGAAGCCACCAGCAAGCCAGTATATGATCTTTCCGAGGCCTCCGTGGACAGTGAAGCTGATGACTACTCTGCAGACTTACCTGGAGAGTTCCAAAATTCAGACTATAATGGCCCACCAGTTGAAAGCACTACAACATTAGCTGAAGAGAAGGATGTAAACCAGGCCTCTGTGACAACAACCATTGTCACAGAGCAAGATGAAGATCAAATCTCCACTGAGAAAGACACCTTCACAGAGCAGGTTAAAGACCGGGCCTCCATACAGAATGCAACCTCCATGGAGCAACATGTAGACCGGGAGTCCACAAAGATTGCCACTCTCATTGGGCCAGAGACAGACCAGGCATCCACACAGATTACCTCCTCCATGGGACAGGATGAAGCCCAAGAGTCCAAGCCAATCACCACTTCCGTGGGAGTAGATAGGAATCAGGCCTCCATGCAGATGGCCACCTCCATAAGGCAAGATGTAGAGACAGCCATTTCCATGGATATGTCAAATTCTGGGGACAAAGATGAGAACCCAGATTCTCCAAGCCATAACCAGGAGAATCCTGAAGAAGTCACATCTCTGCTGTCCCAAGGCCCAGTGGTCCCGCAAATGTTTGTGGGCTTCCAGAATCCAGTGTGGGACAGACTAGCTGAAAATAACCGTGCAAGTCGGAGCCGCACAGTTTCCGCAAGTGACTCCCAGAACCTGGAGAAGACAGCAGAAAAGCTCAGTGTTCCTGAAGGGGAGCCAGAAACAGCTGCCCCCTCTGAAGATGGCCAGTCTTCTGTGGGAGCTGCTGACGCAACCACTTTGGATACCAGTAGTCCTGACCAAGAGAGCATGGGTATCACCAAGTGTGCTGAGCAGGAAGCTGAAGGCGTCAAGGCCTCGAACCCCAAAAGCAAAGCTAGATCCCAGGTGCTGACCAGGGAGGATTTATCTAACAACTCAAGTACCCTGCAGACTTCCCCACCTTCCCCCAGCTCCCCAGCGGGCAGTGCACCTCCCTCTCCAGATCCCAGCCACACGTCCCAGGGCAGGACTCTTCTAGACCCCAGCCTGTACAGGCCTGACGTGGAGAATGACTACATGCGTTCCATGACTAgcctgctgggcggtggtgaagGCTCCATCAGCTCTCTTGCAGACATCCTGGTGTGGTCAGACACAGCCACGGGCATGGGTTTGGCTGTGGGCTTTCTGGCTTCAGGCCGCAGCTCTCCAGCTGACAGGCTACATGATGAGGGTCCCAGCCTGCACACCGTCTCCAGCCTCTTAGGCAGTGCCAGGTCAGCTTTCTCCTCAGGGTTGGTGGCTGGAACTGGCTCGGCCCTGCGCTCAGTCACACACCTCCTGGAGTCTGTGGAGAGACGAACTGTGGAAGGCATCCGTTCAGCTATGCGCTACCTGGCCAACCACTTCACCCCACGCTGGTCCCGCGCTGGCCCCAGTAGCGACTAAACCAGCAAGTCCcctgctcctcccctccccagacCTTCAGTAAATAACCACAAGCGTTTATTTTCTAAGCTCTGCCCTTATCCATGCAGTGGGACAACGGTAAAAGGACAGAAGGGTCCAAAATGTTTTGGAAATAAGAATGTTCTTAGGTTGTTCCTTCTGAGTCACCTGGGCTCTGACAGGGCTGGGGAATAAACTGGAGGGGTATTTCAGACGGGCAAAAGCTAGCTGTATTTCCATGGTGAGCAAGCCGGTTCCTGAGACCCATGCCCAGGTTACCTGTTGAGGTTCTGAAAGGCAGTAGAGAGTATTGGGTAGAAAGTACTTATATAGGCTTCATGGTAGGGATACACACACCTGGGTCCCTAGAACCCTTTTAAGGCTTAGAATCAGACTTCTGGTGTCTCTTGCCCTAGGCCCCACTCCCTGGCCTTCTCATCTTGGAATAGAGAGAGGAGCTtcaccaccacacacaaacatgaacgtGCCAGTGCCAGAAGACATAGGGACACTATGGAATTTTATGTAGTATTCCATGGGACAGGGCTCAGGGAGGGTGACCAAACCATCATTGGACTAAGGGGGTGGAAAGAAACTGGGATGGATGTAAGGCCATTCGATTTCAAACTGGCCAACCAGAATGGCTGCCCACTTTTGGCCCAGATTGTTTCCATGATGTTTGCTCTGGCTTCTGCCATCTGCATCTTGGAAAGTAGGTACCAGGGCAAGAATCGAGAGCATACCCGGGGCCACACGTATTGGAAGCCACAGTCACCCTCTGACAAGACCCAGTGCTATACCTTGAGCAAAGTCCCAGCCCAACCCTGCCCTCAGGCACAGCCTTTTCACACAGCAGGGGACCACACATCCATCAATTCTAACTTTCCTGTATGTCTCCAGATGGGCACCTAGGGATGAACCCAGCCCATTGACTGGTTTGGCTTTTAGAGTTTTtccatgcttttattttctttatttattttcgtgacagggcttctctgtatagctttggagcctatcctggcacttgctctggagaccaggctggccttgaactcacagagatccgcctgcctctaccttctgagtgctgggattaaaggcgagcgccaccaacatccagccatgctcatattttagaaaacatttcctttaaaatgtttatgtatgtgagtattttacctgcatgtatgcatatgcactaCATTCATgtagtgtccatggaggccagaagaggttgctGGACTCCCCACTTCCCAAACTGGAGGGCTTTGagtcgtgtgggtgctgggaaacgaATCTGGGCCCaatgcaagagcagctagtgcctcttaactggtgagccatctctctggtcccaaTTGTTCACATTCTTAAAGTTTACATAATGTcatagttaggatttctattgctgtgaagagacaccatgaccaccacactctaataaag
This DNA window, taken from Cricetulus griseus strain 17A/GY chromosome 2, alternate assembly CriGri-PICRH-1.0, whole genome shotgun sequence, encodes the following:
- the Tex44 gene encoding testis-expressed protein 44, producing MITEPWHEAEATSKPVYDLSEASVDSEADDYSADLPGEFQNSDYNGPPVESTTTLAEEKDVNQASVTTTIVTEQDEDQISTEKDTFTEQVKDRASIQNATSMEQHVDRESTKIATLIGPETDQASTQITSSMGQDEAQESKPITTSVGVDRNQASMQMATSIRQDVETAISMDMSNSGDKDENPDSPSHNQENPEEVTSLLSQGPVVPQMFVGFQNPVWDRLAENNRASRSRTVSASDSQNLEKTAEKLSVPEGEPETAAPSEDGQSSVGAADATTLDTSSPDQESMGITKCAEQEAEGVKASNPKSKARSQVLTREDLSNNSSTLQTSPPSPSSPAGSAPPSPDPSHTSQGRTLLDPSLYRPDVENDYMRSMTSLLGGGEGSISSLADILVWSDTATGMGLAVGFLASGRSSPADRLHDEGPSLHTVSSLLGSARSAFSSGLVAGTGSALRSVTHLLESVERRTVEGIRSAMRYLANHFTPRWSRAGPSSD